One Rhinolophus ferrumequinum isolate MPI-CBG mRhiFer1 chromosome X, mRhiFer1_v1.p, whole genome shotgun sequence genomic window, GGAGGACAGGAGCAGCAATAGATGACAAAGCTGCCAACAGAGATGTGATGGAATTGAATTTCAGGCTAGAGGTACAGGGCCTGACGAAATAACATCTCTCCTGCACAACCATATATACTTACAAAGGGACTTTGGAAGATACATGGGACTCGTAGGTCTTTTATCCAATCCTTTAAGGTAAGAAAGTATCTGTAAATTTGGTCTCCCGGCATTAAGACGCTAAGAGGCCAAGGTCAAAGTCTTCAACAGCAGATGATAACAACAGACCCTGTCCAGTAAAACTCCCTTTACCCAGGGCCCACGAAGACAAGCATGTGTCGACCGTGACAGTATTAATGATGTAGTTTATGACTTTGATGTCAAAAGCAGCTCCGAGGATTGGCTCACCCTCAGAAGAGGGACCTGACCATTTTAAGGCAAGCTGGACTTTGTACGTGGTTGGGTACTGGCAATAACAAAATGGTTTGTAGAAGATGAAAGAAAGCACAGAATCACCGAGCTCAAGATGAAGGACAGATTCTAAGTATAATCAAGGCTTGACTGAATATAAAGGAACACCCCATCCCAAGCTTATTAGTAAGAGTCTTCAGTGTGTCTGACCAAAAACGTCAGGCAGAAACCCAGACCTCTAAGTGTGTCATGTCCTCCACCTTGAACAGCTTTCCTGTCCTCTGTCTGGAGGGAGTTGGGGGTTTCCTCCTTGGCAATCCAAAAGCATTAAAACATAAATCTATGCCTGGCATGTAAAAATACCTTTTCCTGAAAACTCCTCCAAGAGTTTACATTATTAGAGACTATTCTCTTTCATTCAAATGAAAATGCATCTATTCAAAGTGGAAAGGCCACTAAATGAGAAATTTGCCTGAATCCtgtctggctgtgtgacctcagctgGCCCTCGCTGACCCTCACCGCCCTCCTCTGAAAAACTCGAGCCCTGGGACAGACTATTTTCAGGTGTTTTCTGCCCTGAGCACATGCCACAGAGACTGACACTTAGTACTAGCCCCTTTTACCCTCTCAGGGACAagcaaacatttttcaattaatcAAAATGATTTGTCTCTGCCACAGATACTGGTTAAGCCTGTGGGACTTTCCAGAAATTTCAAACCTATCTTTACTGCAGGCTGTTTATATCAGTGATTACAAAGCATGCCTGATataaagtcattatttctttatagaaGAAATAGTCTTCAGTGtcagtaaaattaaaactttgagaTCATCTGTGTGATAATGTCACAACTTCAAAAGCGATCATATCTGCGACCACTATAGCCCTTAACACTTAGAAGTGGGGACCAAAGCAATCACTGAGAGTATCTAAAAAGCAAGCTACAGGTAGGCAGTGCAATGGTGTAGTAACCAGCCCCAGCTGACAGTCTGTGCTGTCAATGGAAATGCACCCCACTAGCTGCTACAAAGGCTGCTACAAAGACTCCAACTTCTCTGCCATCAGACCACAGGAAAACAGACATCAGGGAAACAGGGATTAATCACAGGGAAAGTCCAGGAAGAGAGTTATCTACAATCTTTCAGTGTGTCCTGTTTTTCGTAGAATTACAGTTTTAGTAAACAGAAATAGCAAATCTAACATACCCATTTTTGCTACATTCCAGAAACTGCTCTGAGTTACTCAACCAGCCTGGATCTGGGGGACAGGTCTGGATTACCTGGGGGTAATCCAGGCCTTCCCCGTCAACCTTCTGACTTATAGACGCACACGGGGCTATAGCAGCAATCTTGTTATCTCAAGCTTTTTGGTTtttagatataattcacataccataaaattcacctttctAAAGTGGGATTTAGATAaaggttgtacaaccatcatcactaccagatcaatttcagaacatttccgTCCCCCAAAAGCAACCCATAGTTACTCGCCTTTCCCACCGCAGACAACTACtcatctactttctatctctatggacttccatcttctggacatttcatttaaatggaatcacacaatacgCGGCCTTTTGCATGGGGCTTCTTTGACTCAttagaatgttttcaaggttcaccatgtggtagcatgtgtcagtactttacTCCTTGCTGTaccgaatactattccattgtacggAAGGACCACATttcgttcattcactcatcagttgatggccacgtgggttgtttccactttttggctattatgtataatgctgctgtgaacattcgtgtacaagtcTGTGTGGAcgtgttttcaattctcttaggtatatacctaggagtgaattGCTAGGTCACATGGTACCTCTATGGTTAACCTTTTAAGGAGCTGCCAGactgaaatcatttttcttaagtGAGCTTTTATTCAAGTAAACAGCtcttcataaaaatgcaaaaatcataagTGTATATACCTCCACGAATTTTCACAAAGGGAATTCGTCCACGTAACCAGCACCCAGGTCAAGGAACAGAACGTGGCCAGCCCCTAGAAGCCCCTTCACGGCCCTTCCTAAAGGTAACCGCTATCCTGACCCTCATACCAGACTaattttgcctggttttgaactttttttttccaaacttttatttatgtaagtatgtttttccaggacccatcagctccaagtcaagtagttgtttcaatgtagctgtggagggcacagctcacagtggcccatgtggggatcgaaccggcaaccttgttgtaaagagcactgcgctctaaccaactgagttatcCGGCCACCCccttaaactttatataaatggattgttttctttccagCTTCTTTTGTTCTACATTGTTTTGTAAGATCTGCCCGTCTTGTTGAGTGTAATTATCgtcattcattttctttgctctgtaacagcaaactttttctattaagggccagacagtaaatatttgaacatttgtGGGCCACGCAGCCTGTGAAGACTACCCACCTCTCCCGTTGTCacatgaaagcagccagagatgaTACACAAATTAATGACTGGGGCTATGTgtcaataaaacttgatttacgGACACTGAAATTTGCATTTCATATAATCTGCATTTGtcagaaaatattataattctttcgtgtgtttttttctttcaatcattaaaaaatgtgaaaaccgaGTCCAGTGCTCTGTTTCCTCCAGGCCCGCCGCCAGCACCGGACCCAGCGCCGCCATGCCCAAGTGCCCCAAATGCGACAAGGAGGTGTACTTCGCTGAGAGGGTGACATCTCTGGGGAAGGACTGGCATCGGCCTGGCCTGAAGTGTGAGAAGTGTGGAAAGACGCTAACCTCAGGGGGCCATGCCGAGCATGAAGGCAAGCCCTACTGCAAGCATCCCTGCTATGCTGCCATGTTCGGGCCCAAAGGCTTTGGGCAGGGTGGAGCAGAGAGCCACACTTTCAACAAGTAAACCCAGGTTGTGGAGACCCCATCCCTGGCTGCCTGCCGGACCACTGCCCCTTGGGCTGATGCCCGGCCTTAACCCCAGGCACCTGGGGCTCCCCTGAGGACCCCACAGCCTCAATAAACGcaacactgggggaaaaaaaatgtgaaaaccattcttagctcaagAGCCATCCCCAAACGGGTGGTGAGGTCGATGTGACCCACAGGATGATGTACTGCGCCAACACCTATTTATAGTATCC contains:
- the LOC117023055 gene encoding cysteine-rich protein 1-like, with protein sequence MPKCPKCDKEVYFAERVTSLGKDWHRPGLKCEKCGKTLTSGGHAEHEGKPYCKHPCYAAMFGPKGFGQGGAESHTFNK